One segment of Thermosulfurimonas sp. F29 DNA contains the following:
- the lon gene encoding endopeptidase La: MSTERTGLLRLPLLPLRDIVLYPNSLVPLFIGREKSILAVEHALSTGKEIFLAAQKDAQIDDPGEDDIYRVGTIGQVIQVLRLPDGTIKALVEGKQRGRIVRFVPDYDFFVVEVEPKTEVIEAGPELEALVKLTHEAFQEYSQINKKLSSDLVNNILRINEPAKLADQVATVLNLKLPQKQRLLELTSVRKRLELVYGYLRGEIEVARVEQRIKERVKKQMEKSQRDYYLNEQMKAIQKELGEREDGRSDLAELERRIKKKRLPREAAAVVRREFKKLSMMSPMSAEATVVRNYIDWILALPWYEKTRDKLDLEEAERILNEDHYGLEKPKQRILEHLAVQKLAKKIKGPILCLVGPPGVGKTSLARSVARALGRNFVRMSLGGVRDEAEIRGHRRTYIGALPGKIIQGMRKAGTINPVFCLDEVDKIGTDFRGDPAAALLEVLDPEQNHAFQDHYLELGYDLSQVFFITTANALHTIPPPLLDRMEIIEIPGYTEEEKLEIARNYLLPRQLEAHGLKPDQVPIPDKTILEIIRRYTREAGVRNLERELATICRKIAREVAKDPAAFRPFRITVRKLPRFLGVPRYRYGVAEGKPEVGMATGMAWTETGGSLLQIEAVIMPGKGQLHITGKLGEVMQESVQAAMSYVRSRAHQLGLPADFYQKVDIHVHVPEGAIPKDGPSAGITIATAIVSALLKIPVKNTVAMTGEITLRGRVLPVGGLKEKLLAARRGNIETVILPKENEKDLKEIPGKVLKNLRIVMVEHMDEVLKEALVLEDPEKLFRDVPPLDIWTLVKQKEKEVEEIRPH, from the coding sequence ATGAGTACGGAACGAACCGGACTTTTGAGGTTACCCCTTTTACCCTTAAGGGACATCGTCCTTTATCCTAATTCCCTGGTTCCCCTCTTTATCGGGCGGGAAAAGAGCATTCTGGCGGTAGAGCACGCCCTTTCCACGGGGAAGGAGATCTTTCTGGCCGCGCAGAAGGACGCCCAGATCGACGATCCCGGAGAGGACGACATCTATCGGGTGGGCACCATTGGACAGGTGATCCAGGTCTTGCGGCTTCCCGACGGGACCATCAAGGCCCTGGTGGAGGGCAAGCAGCGGGGCCGGATCGTGCGTTTCGTGCCGGACTACGACTTCTTCGTGGTGGAGGTGGAACCGAAAACCGAGGTCATCGAGGCGGGGCCCGAGCTTGAGGCCCTGGTCAAGCTCACCCACGAGGCCTTTCAGGAATACAGTCAGATCAACAAGAAGCTTTCCTCCGATCTGGTGAACAACATTCTGCGGATCAACGAGCCGGCCAAGCTGGCCGATCAGGTGGCCACGGTGCTCAACCTGAAACTCCCCCAGAAGCAGAGGCTTTTGGAACTCACCAGCGTGCGCAAGCGTCTGGAGCTGGTTTACGGATATCTCCGCGGTGAGATCGAGGTGGCCCGCGTGGAACAGCGGATCAAGGAGCGGGTCAAGAAACAGATGGAAAAGAGCCAGCGGGACTACTACCTCAACGAACAGATGAAGGCCATTCAGAAGGAGCTCGGGGAACGGGAGGATGGCCGGAGCGATCTTGCGGAGCTGGAGCGCCGGATCAAGAAAAAGAGGTTGCCCCGGGAGGCCGCGGCGGTGGTGCGGCGCGAGTTCAAGAAGCTTTCCATGATGTCGCCCATGAGCGCCGAGGCCACCGTGGTGCGCAACTACATAGACTGGATTCTGGCTCTACCCTGGTACGAGAAGACCCGGGACAAGCTGGATCTCGAGGAGGCCGAACGCATCCTGAATGAGGATCACTACGGTCTGGAGAAACCCAAGCAGAGGATTCTGGAACACCTCGCGGTGCAGAAGCTGGCCAAGAAGATAAAGGGTCCCATCCTGTGTCTGGTGGGGCCTCCGGGGGTGGGGAAGACCTCGCTGGCCCGGTCGGTGGCGAGAGCCCTCGGGCGGAACTTCGTGCGCATGTCCCTGGGCGGGGTGCGGGACGAGGCCGAGATCCGGGGGCACCGGCGCACTTACATAGGGGCGCTTCCCGGAAAGATAATCCAGGGTATGCGCAAGGCCGGCACCATTAATCCGGTCTTCTGCCTGGACGAGGTGGACAAGATCGGCACAGACTTCCGGGGGGATCCCGCCGCGGCGCTGCTGGAAGTGCTCGATCCCGAACAGAATCACGCCTTCCAGGACCACTATCTGGAACTGGGCTACGATCTTTCGCAGGTGTTTTTCATTACCACGGCCAATGCGCTTCACACCATTCCGCCTCCGCTTCTCGATCGGATGGAGATCATCGAGATTCCCGGCTACACCGAGGAGGAGAAGCTTGAGATTGCCAGAAACTATCTCCTGCCCCGGCAGCTTGAGGCCCACGGACTCAAGCCCGATCAGGTTCCCATCCCGGACAAGACCATCCTGGAAATCATCCGTCGTTACACCCGGGAGGCCGGGGTGCGGAACCTGGAACGGGAGCTCGCTACCATCTGTCGCAAGATCGCCCGGGAGGTGGCCAAGGATCCGGCGGCCTTTCGCCCCTTCCGGATCACGGTCCGGAAGCTTCCCCGATTCCTAGGGGTGCCGCGCTATCGTTACGGTGTGGCGGAAGGCAAACCCGAGGTGGGCATGGCCACGGGCATGGCCTGGACCGAGACCGGAGGCTCGCTCCTTCAGATAGAGGCCGTAATCATGCCCGGAAAGGGGCAGCTTCACATCACCGGGAAACTCGGGGAGGTCATGCAGGAATCCGTGCAGGCCGCCATGAGCTATGTGCGTTCCCGGGCGCACCAGCTCGGTCTTCCCGCGGACTTCTATCAGAAGGTGGACATCCATGTCCATGTGCCGGAGGGGGCCATACCCAAGGATGGTCCGAGTGCCGGGATCACCATCGCCACGGCCATAGTGTCGGCTCTTCTCAAGATCCCGGTAAAGAACACGGTGGCCATGACCGGGGAGATCACGCTCCGGGGACGGGTCCTTCCTGTGGGAGGGCTTAAGGAGAAGTTGCTGGCGGCCCGGCGCGGAAACATCGAAACGGTAATCCTTCCCAAAGAAAACGAAAAGGATCTCAAGGAAATCCCGGGCAAGGTGCTCAAAAACCTGCGGATCGTGATGGTGGAGCACATGGACGAGGTCCTTAAAGAGGCTCTGGTCCTCGAGGATCCGGAAAAGCTCTTCCGGGATGTTCCGCCGCTGGACATCTGGACGCTGGTGAAACAGAAAGAAAAAGAGGTCGAGGAGATTCGACCTCATTGA
- a CDS encoding YdcF family protein has translation MSMTWPATFLLKKILLYLLYPSGLVFVFLVGVSFYALWGKRRGRRRALLFVALILYYLSSTPFLPYFLLKPLEAGFKRPSPEEMAGVQALVVLPARIYGKENLSLEERFSRETWARFMTAVRLARRIPGAEIIAVGGSLEGPGSRYLAELGRELGVRVVALDEAPDTITSVRLLRQRLRGRKFLLVTSAHHLRRAIYLFNRAGLHPVPYPAVFLSHQADFRPFHVLYLLPDPVYLELTNEAVHEYLGLSFYRLRDLILGGGHGAP, from the coding sequence ATGTCTATGACCTGGCCAGCGACTTTCCTCCTCAAAAAGATCCTGCTTTACCTCCTTTACCCCTCGGGGCTGGTTTTCGTCTTTCTGGTGGGGGTTAGTTTTTACGCCCTCTGGGGAAAGCGCCGGGGGCGAAGGCGGGCTCTCCTTTTCGTAGCCCTTATCCTCTATTACCTGTCGAGCACGCCCTTCCTTCCCTATTTTCTCCTCAAGCCGCTCGAGGCGGGTTTCAAGCGGCCCTCCCCCGAGGAGATGGCCGGAGTGCAGGCCCTGGTGGTGCTCCCGGCCCGGATATACGGTAAAGAAAATCTGAGTCTCGAGGAACGATTCAGTCGCGAGACCTGGGCCCGTTTCATGACTGCGGTAAGGCTGGCGCGGCGGATACCCGGGGCGGAGATCATAGCCGTGGGCGGTTCTCTGGAGGGACCGGGGTCGCGTTATCTGGCCGAACTGGGACGGGAACTGGGGGTCAGGGTGGTGGCGCTGGACGAGGCTCCGGACACCATCACCAGTGTAAGGCTTTTGCGCCAACGGCTCCGGGGCAGGAAGTTCCTTCTCGTCACCAGTGCCCATCACCTGCGCCGGGCCATCTACCTCTTCAACCGGGCCGGTCTCCATCCCGTGCCCTATCCCGCGGTGTTCCTGTCCCATCAGGCCGACTTCCGTCCCTTTCATGTCCTGTATCTCCTGCCGGATCCCGTATATCTCGAGCTCACCAACGAGGCCGTCCACGAATATCTGGGCCTTTCCTTTTACCGATTGAGAGACCTCATCCTCGGAGGTGGGCATGGAGCGCCTTAA
- a CDS encoding SIS domain-containing protein, protein MERLKSILEASHRATRKFIEAEGAKILALVEKTRETFSRGGKLLIFGNGGSAADAQHLAAELVNRFRRERAPLPALALTTDTSILTAVGNDYDFALIFVKQIEALGRPGDIALGISTSGRSENVIRALARAREIGLYTVGLTGGDGGNLPEVADLVLTVPSRETPRIQEGHLLFLHIFAELLEEACFGEA, encoded by the coding sequence ATGGAGCGCCTTAAAAGTATTCTTGAGGCCTCGCACCGGGCCACCCGGAAGTTCATCGAGGCCGAGGGAGCCAAGATCCTGGCCCTGGTGGAAAAGACCCGGGAGACCTTTTCCCGTGGTGGAAAGCTCCTTATCTTCGGAAACGGCGGAAGCGCCGCCGACGCTCAGCATCTCGCCGCGGAACTGGTTAACCGATTCAGACGGGAGAGGGCTCCGCTTCCGGCCCTGGCCCTTACCACCGACACCTCCATCCTCACCGCGGTGGGAAACGACTACGACTTTGCCCTGATCTTCGTGAAGCAGATCGAGGCCCTGGGACGGCCCGGGGACATAGCGCTGGGCATAAGCACCAGCGGACGGTCGGAAAATGTGATTCGGGCCCTGGCCCGGGCCAGGGAGATAGGGCTTTACACGGTGGGACTCACCGGGGGCGACGGCGGAAACCTTCCCGAAGTAGCGGATCTGGTTCTCACCGTTCCCTCCCGGGAAACCCCGCGTATTCAGGAGGGGCACCTTCTCTTTCTGCACATCTTTGCCGAGCTCCTTGAGGAGGCGTGTTTTGGCGAGGCCTGA
- a CDS encoding zinc ribbon domain-containing protein gives MPIYEFECEACGETFEELVFGSTEGVKCKKCGSDRVRRLMSAFGFRSGGKFVSSSGAGGACSGCAGGTCSTCH, from the coding sequence ATGCCGATCTATGAGTTTGAATGCGAGGCCTGCGGGGAGACCTTTGAGGAGCTCGTCTTCGGCTCCACCGAGGGAGTGAAGTGTAAAAAGTGCGGAAGCGACCGGGTGCGGCGGCTCATGTCCGCCTTCGGTTTTCGTAGCGGAGGGAAGTTCGTAAGCAGCTCCGGGGCCGGGGGAGCCTGCAGCGGTTGCGCCGGAGGCACCTGCAGCACCTGTCACTGA